In one Thermococcus sp. M36 genomic region, the following are encoded:
- a CDS encoding autorepressor SdpR family transcription factor, translating to MNILFKALNDATRRDILDLLKKQDLTAGEIADEFHISKPSISHHLDLLKQAGLVVAVKKGQFIFYSINTTVTDEIIQWLMQLSNNKKKKK from the coding sequence GTGAATATTCTTTTTAAAGCTTTAAATGATGCTACACGAAGAGATATACTTGATTTATTGAAAAAACAGGATTTAACAGCGGGAGAAATTGCTGATGAGTTCCATATTTCAAAACCAAGTATTTCTCATCATTTGGATTTATTAAAACAAGCAGGCTTAGTGGTAGCCGTAAAAAAAGGTCAATTTATTTTTTACTCTATTAATACAACAGTTACAGACGAAATTATTCAATGGTTAATGCAGCTTTCAAACAATAAAAAAAAAAAAAAAAA